From a single Gimesia fumaroli genomic region:
- a CDS encoding alkaline phosphatase family protein → MREKIVAFILTLMVLSHQGNISQAAEPHDDRCVILVSVDGLANFYLDDPLADMPTLRKLAQDGARADGGMICSFPTVTWPNHTTLVTGATPAKHGVIGNNYLDRKSATSVAFIPDPLFDKDQIVKVPTIYDAAHRAGLVTAGIVWPATRNARTLDWTVPDMFGKEAWPKYGTKIWLEELRQAGLPVDLHGSWTGEKGGGVKRDWLYTRMTRHLFQNHPPNLLLIHLVEVDHVEHQYGPKTPEAYWSVSYADDRLRDIVEAVKLSPHREKTTLVIASDHGFFPISKDIRPNVLLKQEGLLSKEKKQVYCLSQGGACMVYILDDANRAEKMKLLKEKLAAIEGVQAVLDADEYTKLGLPTPEQDSHAPDLWLAAKSGYSFTNSDSGDDVVTPRKTPGGTHGYLPDQPDMLGSLVISGHGIKPGTKLGKIQSLDVAPTIARLLGVKLPTAQGKPLTPALQED, encoded by the coding sequence ATGCGCGAAAAAATAGTGGCTTTCATTTTGACCTTGATGGTGTTGTCACATCAAGGAAACATTTCTCAAGCAGCGGAGCCGCATGACGATCGGTGTGTGATTCTTGTGAGTGTGGACGGCTTGGCCAACTTTTATCTGGATGACCCCCTGGCTGATATGCCTACGTTGAGAAAGCTTGCTCAAGACGGCGCCCGTGCAGACGGAGGCATGATCTGTTCGTTTCCGACGGTCACCTGGCCCAACCATACTACACTCGTCACCGGCGCAACACCTGCGAAACACGGTGTCATCGGGAATAATTATCTGGACCGTAAAAGTGCTACGTCGGTGGCATTCATTCCTGATCCGCTATTCGATAAAGATCAGATTGTCAAAGTGCCCACGATTTACGATGCCGCTCATCGTGCCGGGTTGGTGACTGCAGGAATTGTCTGGCCGGCGACCCGGAATGCCCGTACGCTCGACTGGACTGTTCCCGATATGTTTGGCAAAGAAGCGTGGCCGAAGTACGGAACGAAAATCTGGTTGGAAGAACTGCGACAAGCCGGGTTGCCCGTTGATCTACACGGTTCCTGGACGGGAGAAAAAGGGGGCGGCGTAAAACGGGACTGGCTTTATACACGCATGACGCGGCATCTGTTCCAGAACCATCCCCCCAATTTATTATTAATTCACCTTGTCGAGGTCGACCATGTGGAACACCAGTACGGCCCGAAAACTCCGGAAGCCTACTGGTCGGTCAGCTATGCCGACGATCGTCTGCGGGATATTGTCGAAGCGGTCAAACTCTCTCCGCATCGCGAGAAAACAACACTGGTCATTGCCAGCGATCATGGTTTCTTCCCGATCTCAAAAGATATCCGTCCCAATGTTCTGCTCAAGCAGGAAGGGCTGCTCTCCAAAGAGAAAAAACAGGTCTACTGTCTGTCGCAAGGCGGAGCCTGCATGGTCTATATTCTGGATGATGCCAATCGCGCAGAGAAAATGAAACTGCTGAAGGAAAAACTCGCAGCCATTGAAGGCGTGCAGGCCGTGCTCGATGCGGATGAATACACAAAACTCGGCCTGCCGACTCCAGAGCAGGATTCTCATGCCCCCGATCTCTGGCTGGCAGCGAAATCCGGCTACTCGTTTACAAACAGCGATTCAGGTGACGACGTCGTGACGCCACGCAAAACTCCCGGCGGAACACACGGTTACCTTCCCGATCAGCCGGACATGCTCGGTTCCCTGGTCATTTCCGGACACGGCATCAAGCCGGGCACCAAGCTCGGCAAGATCCAAAGTCTTGACGTGGCACCGACCATCGCTCGTTTGCTGGGCGTCAAACTTCCCACCGCCCAAGGCAAACCACTTACTCCAGCCTTGCAGGAAGATTGA